A genomic window from Pseudomonas marvdashtae includes:
- a CDS encoding CinA family protein, whose amino-acid sequence MDDITELAAELGRRLQLLNAHVTTAESCTGGGIAEAITRIPGSSAWFEAGFVTYSNRQKTQQLGVPDGLFEKVGAVSREVVEAMARGAQQKSLARFSVAVSGVAGPDGGSPSKPVGTVWLAWGVGEALFSEQRFFPGNRDEVRRQTVKAALDGLLQHAAAEISNQG is encoded by the coding sequence CAGGCGCCTGCAGCTGCTCAATGCCCATGTCACCACCGCCGAGTCCTGCACCGGTGGTGGGATTGCCGAGGCGATCACTCGGATCCCGGGGAGTTCGGCCTGGTTCGAGGCAGGGTTTGTCACCTATTCCAATCGTCAGAAAACCCAGCAGTTGGGCGTGCCCGACGGGCTGTTCGAGAAGGTCGGCGCGGTCAGCCGCGAGGTGGTGGAAGCCATGGCGCGGGGTGCCCAGCAGAAAAGCCTGGCGCGTTTTTCCGTGGCGGTCAGCGGCGTGGCCGGGCCAGACGGGGGCTCGCCGAGCAAGCCGGTGGGCACCGTATGGCTCGCCTGGGGCGTTGGCGAGGCGCTGTTCAGCGAGCAGCGATTCTTTCCAGGCAACCGCGACGAGGTCCGCCGACAAACGGTGAAGGCCGCCCTAGACGGGCTGTTACAACATGCCGCCGCAGAAATCTCAAATCAGGGGTAG
- a CDS encoding TIGR00730 family Rossman fold protein, with protein MPYKPNDLLSRHFENHGHDLTRKVEEQLNLISPNSPNLPIYRDMILTVLRMAQEDHNRWNAKITLQALRELEHAFRTLEQFKGRRKVTVFGSARTPIEHPLYGLARELGAALARSDMMVITGAGGGIMAAAHEGAGREHSLGFNITLPFEQHANPTVEGTQNLLPFHFFFTRKLFFVKEADALVLCPGGFGTLDEALEVLTLVQTGKSPLVPVVLLDAPGGKFWQGALDFIREQLEENRYILPTDMKLMRLVHNAEDAVEEINQFYRNFHSSRWLKHQFVIRMHHPLNEQALQRMQADFADLCLNDCFHQHAYSGEEPEEAPFSHLTRLAFTFNARDHGRLRELVDYINLSENWAQPATEVHPLTWDPIKVS; from the coding sequence ATGCCGTACAAACCGAATGACCTGCTCAGTCGTCATTTTGAAAACCATGGCCACGACCTCACCCGCAAGGTCGAAGAGCAACTCAACCTGATATCACCCAACAGCCCTAACCTGCCCATTTATCGAGACATGATCCTGACCGTGCTGCGCATGGCCCAGGAAGATCACAATCGCTGGAACGCCAAGATCACGCTCCAGGCGTTGCGCGAGTTGGAACATGCGTTTCGCACGCTCGAACAATTCAAGGGTCGGCGCAAAGTCACGGTCTTCGGCTCGGCCCGGACTCCCATCGAACATCCGCTGTATGGCTTGGCACGGGAGCTGGGCGCGGCGCTCGCTCGGTCAGACATGATGGTCATCACCGGCGCGGGCGGCGGCATCATGGCTGCGGCCCATGAAGGTGCGGGGCGTGAACACAGCCTGGGATTCAACATTACCCTGCCTTTCGAACAGCACGCGAACCCCACCGTGGAGGGTACGCAGAACCTGCTGCCGTTCCACTTCTTCTTTACTCGCAAGCTGTTTTTCGTCAAGGAAGCCGATGCCCTGGTGCTCTGCCCAGGCGGGTTTGGCACCCTTGACGAGGCCCTGGAAGTGTTGACGCTGGTGCAGACGGGTAAAAGCCCGTTGGTACCGGTGGTGCTGCTGGACGCTCCCGGGGGAAAGTTCTGGCAAGGCGCCTTGGATTTCATCCGCGAACAGCTCGAGGAAAACCGCTACATCCTGCCGACCGACATGAAGCTGATGCGCCTGGTGCACAATGCCGAGGACGCCGTGGAGGAAATCAACCAGTTCTACCGCAACTTCCACTCCAGCCGTTGGCTCAAGCATCAGTTCGTGATCCGTATGCACCACCCGCTCAACGAACAAGCGTTGCAGCGGATGCAGGCTGATTTTGCCGATCTGTGCCTGAACGACTGTTTCCACCAACACGCCTACAGCGGCGAGGAGCCGGAGGAAGCCCCGTTCAGCCATCTGACCCGACTGGCATTTACCTTCAACGCCCGTGATCACGGCCGGTTAAGAGAGCTGGTGGATTATATCAACCTGTCAGAAAACTGGGCCCAGCCCGCCACCGAGGTCCACCCCCTTACCTGGGATCCGATCAAGGTTTCCTAA
- the recX gene encoding recombination regulator RecX yields the protein MTAVLDTLVAVRRTAMDLLARREHGRVELTRKLRQRGAPDELIDTALDRLTEEGLLSESRYLESFVSYRARSGYGPMRIREELGQRGLQRPDIELALRESGIDWQEQLTDTWRRKFSGHLPIDARERAKQGRFLAYRGYSMEMINRLFSGRSLDD from the coding sequence ATGACCGCCGTACTCGATACCCTCGTCGCGGTGCGGCGAACCGCAATGGACCTGCTCGCCAGACGTGAGCACGGTCGAGTTGAGCTGACGCGTAAATTGCGTCAACGCGGCGCCCCCGACGAGTTGATCGACACGGCCCTCGACCGTTTGACGGAAGAGGGTCTGCTGTCGGAATCGCGTTACCTCGAAAGCTTTGTCTCTTACCGCGCCCGGTCCGGTTACGGTCCGATGCGGATTCGCGAGGAACTTGGCCAACGCGGCTTACAACGTCCGGATATCGAACTCGCCTTGCGCGAAAGCGGTATCGACTGGCAAGAACAGCTAACGGACACCTGGCGGCGCAAGTTTTCAGGGCATCTGCCCATCGATGCACGGGAGCGAGCCAAGCAAGGGCGTTTCCTGGCGTATCGAGGATATTCCATGGAAATGATCAATCGCTTGTTCAGCGGTCGCAGCCTGGATGACTAA
- the recA gene encoding recombinase RecA, translating to MDDNKKKALAAALGQIERQFGKGAVMRMGDQDRQAIPSISTGSLGLDIALGIGGLPKGRIVEIYGPESSGKTTLTLSVIAQAQKAGATCAFVDAEHALDPEYAGKLGVNVDDLLVSQPDTGEQALEITDMLVRSNAVDVIIVDSVAALVPKAEIEGEMGDMHVGLQARLMSQALRKITGNIKNANCLVIFINQIRMKIGVMFGSPETTTGGNALKFYASVRLDIRRTGAVKEGDEVVGSETRVKVVKNKVASPFRQAEFQILYGKGIYLNGEMIDLGVLHGFVEKSGAWYAYNGTKIGQGKANSAKFLADNPEVAAALEKQLRDKLLSPVADVKSVANRETAENLADADI from the coding sequence ATGGACGACAACAAGAAGAAAGCCTTGGCTGCGGCCTTGGGTCAGATCGAACGTCAATTCGGCAAGGGTGCCGTAATGCGTATGGGCGATCAGGACCGCCAGGCTATTCCTTCCATCTCCACCGGCTCCCTGGGCCTGGACATCGCGCTTGGCATCGGCGGCTTGCCAAAAGGTCGTATCGTTGAAATCTACGGTCCTGAATCCTCCGGTAAAACCACGCTGACCCTGTCCGTGATCGCCCAGGCTCAAAAAGCCGGCGCGACCTGCGCCTTCGTCGACGCCGAACACGCCCTGGACCCGGAATACGCCGGCAAGCTGGGCGTCAACGTCGACGACCTGCTGGTTTCCCAGCCGGACACCGGTGAGCAAGCCCTGGAAATCACCGACATGCTGGTGCGCTCCAACGCAGTTGACGTGATCATCGTCGACTCCGTGGCGGCACTGGTACCGAAAGCTGAAATCGAAGGTGAAATGGGCGACATGCACGTGGGCCTCCAGGCTCGCCTGATGTCCCAGGCCCTGCGCAAGATCACCGGTAACATCAAGAACGCCAACTGCCTGGTGATCTTCATCAACCAGATCCGCATGAAGATCGGCGTGATGTTCGGTAGCCCTGAAACGACCACCGGCGGTAACGCACTGAAGTTCTACGCCTCGGTTCGCCTGGACATCCGCCGTACTGGCGCGGTGAAAGAAGGTGATGAGGTTGTCGGCAGCGAAACCCGCGTCAAAGTGGTGAAGAACAAGGTGGCATCGCCGTTCCGTCAGGCTGAATTCCAGATCCTCTACGGCAAGGGCATCTACCTCAACGGCGAGATGATCGACTTGGGGGTGCTGCATGGCTTCGTCGAGAAATCCGGCGCCTGGTATGCCTACAACGGCACCAAGATCGGCCAGGGCAAGGCCAACTCGGCCAAGTTCCTGGCGGATAATCCGGAAGTTGCCGCTGCCCTTGAGAAGCAGTTGCGTGACAAGCTGTTGAGCCCGGTTGCCGACGTCAAGTCCGTGGCTAATCGGGAAACTGCAGAGAATCTGGCTGACGCTGACATCTGA